In Streptomyces canus, one DNA window encodes the following:
- a CDS encoding VOC family protein yields MSNTSLQHPGQPDMLSHQAYVTHDVEATVEFYEKIMGMPLVDSVIGDKVPSTGDDFPYFHVFFRQGDGSTIAFFEAPGLPKANPKGHPAYDIFDHLALQVDSKERVEAWKEWLNANGISTVGPIDHEIVYSIYFRDPVNDLRLEITTPLDPKWNDNAAVAQQELKAWIEVKHKAAERNEDVAEAVMKFIQVYRNESHGNTPA; encoded by the coding sequence ATGTCTAACACTAGCCTTCAGCACCCAGGCCAGCCCGACATGCTCAGCCACCAGGCGTACGTGACCCACGACGTCGAGGCGACGGTGGAGTTCTACGAGAAGATCATGGGAATGCCGTTGGTCGACAGCGTGATCGGCGACAAGGTGCCCAGCACCGGCGATGACTTCCCCTACTTCCACGTCTTCTTCCGCCAAGGCGACGGCTCGACGATCGCCTTCTTCGAGGCGCCGGGCTTGCCCAAGGCCAACCCCAAGGGCCACCCCGCGTACGACATCTTCGACCACCTGGCGCTGCAGGTCGACAGCAAGGAGCGCGTCGAAGCCTGGAAGGAGTGGCTGAACGCCAACGGCATCTCCACGGTCGGCCCGATCGACCACGAGATCGTCTACAGCATCTACTTCCGTGACCCGGTCAACGACCTGCGCCTGGAGATCACCACGCCCCTCGACCCCAAGTGGAACGATAACGCTGCCGTGGCCCAGCAGGAGCTGAAGGCCTGGATCGAGGTCAAGCACAAGGCGGCGGAGCGGAACGAGGACGTCGCCGAGGCGGTGATGAAGTTCATTCAGGTCTACCGGAACGAATCGCACGGCAACACCCCGGCCTGA
- a CDS encoding AMP-binding protein encodes MTMAHSHRTLGSVLKEFAHLQPNAPFLAYERGPGLVETTTWGQMAARALSSAELLSSHGVRAGDKVGVHLTNCPEFYDVWFGAALLGAAIVPTNPLLTADELRYVVDHAGCEVVVTQADLADTTRAAGARTIIDVEHAWHVSDTFADWDSVDLRRTDGGTLAAIMYTSGTTSRPKGVMVTHAAYLNAGDVVAGHLRLRRYDRNLIVLPLFHGNAQYYSTMSAFVSGASVALTPRFSASRWSEQALATGATVASLFAAPIRMLLAQSVSDADHMHQMRVVIFAQNVSAAQVTEFQKRFGVDLLQLYGMTETVFPPLMNPLLGTRNSQAMGRPVAGARIRLVDDQGNDVPLGTPGQLLVGANPGFDVMAGYLANPEATASTLVDGWLHTGDVAATDSDGFVIFVDRAKDMIKRAGENVACSEVEAVIDQHPAVFESAAVGVPDEMRDEALVAFVVLCQGAEATPDEILDFCRERLAKFKVPDSVKLVRELPRTPVGKIQKHRLKGSLPA; translated from the coding sequence ATGACAATGGCTCACAGTCACCGGACACTCGGCTCGGTGCTCAAGGAATTCGCCCACCTGCAGCCCAACGCGCCCTTCCTCGCTTACGAGCGAGGTCCCGGACTGGTCGAGACCACCACGTGGGGGCAGATGGCCGCGCGGGCGCTTTCCTCCGCCGAGCTGCTGTCCTCGCACGGCGTGCGGGCCGGCGACAAGGTAGGCGTCCACCTGACCAATTGTCCCGAGTTCTACGACGTGTGGTTCGGCGCCGCGCTCCTTGGCGCAGCCATCGTGCCCACCAATCCACTGCTCACCGCCGACGAACTGCGCTACGTGGTCGACCACGCGGGATGCGAAGTCGTCGTGACCCAGGCCGACTTGGCCGACACGACCCGCGCCGCCGGCGCCCGGACGATCATCGACGTCGAGCACGCGTGGCACGTCAGCGACACCTTCGCCGACTGGGACTCAGTCGACCTCCGTCGCACCGACGGCGGCACGCTCGCGGCCATCATGTACACCTCCGGCACTACCAGCCGCCCAAAGGGTGTCATGGTGACCCACGCGGCGTACCTGAACGCCGGAGACGTCGTCGCCGGTCACTTGCGGCTGCGTCGTTACGACCGCAACCTCATCGTCCTGCCGCTCTTCCACGGCAACGCGCAGTACTACTCGACCATGTCGGCCTTCGTCTCCGGAGCCTCTGTGGCGCTCACCCCCCGGTTCAGTGCCAGCCGATGGTCGGAGCAGGCGCTGGCCACCGGAGCGACGGTCGCCAGCCTTTTCGCCGCTCCGATCCGGATGCTGCTCGCTCAGTCGGTCTCCGATGCCGACCACATGCACCAGATGCGCGTCGTGATCTTCGCGCAGAACGTCTCCGCCGCCCAGGTCACGGAGTTCCAGAAGCGGTTCGGGGTCGATCTGCTTCAGCTCTACGGCATGACCGAGACGGTCTTCCCGCCCTTGATGAACCCGCTGCTCGGCACGCGGAACTCCCAGGCAATGGGCAGGCCGGTCGCCGGCGCACGCATTCGTCTGGTGGACGACCAGGGCAACGACGTCCCGCTCGGCACTCCCGGGCAGTTGCTCGTCGGCGCCAATCCCGGATTCGACGTGATGGCCGGCTACCTCGCCAACCCGGAGGCCACCGCGTCGACGCTCGTCGACGGATGGCTGCACACCGGAGACGTGGCCGCCACGGACTCCGACGGGTTCGTCATCTTCGTGGACCGGGCCAAGGACATGATCAAGCGGGCCGGCGAGAACGTCGCCTGCAGCGAGGTCGAGGCGGTGATCGATCAGCACCCCGCCGTCTTCGAGTCCGCCGCTGTCGGCGTTCCCGACGAGATGCGCGACGAGGCGCTGGTCGCGTTCGTCGTGCTCTGCCAGGGCGCAGAGGCGACCCCGGACGAGATCCTCGACTTCTGCCGCGAGCGGCTCGCGAAGTTCAAGGTCCCCGACAGCGTCAAACTGGTCCGCGAACTGCCGCGCACGCCCGTCGGCAAGATCCAGAAGCACCGGCTGAAGGGGAGCCTGCCGGCCTGA
- a CDS encoding CaiB/BaiF CoA transferase family protein, translating to MEEQVESALAGIRVVDMSATVMGPMASQLLGDHGADVIKVESPAGDTTRSIPPMQHPKMGCTFLQLNRNKRSVVLDLKIERHMEAMRDLLASADVFMYSVRPQAMARLGLGPEDLAELNPKLISVSLVGFGEGGPYAGRPAYEDLIQGLTAVPSLLARTGSPEPGYVPTSFNDRGTGLYAAHAIMTALFHRERSGEAQHVEVPMFESMAQFVLGDHMGGMAFEPPMGPPGYPRTLTAERRPYQTADGYVCAIIYTDNHWRSFGELVGRPDLLEDPRFADFGARTTHADHTYAFVREQLAARTTAEWLGVFEKADIPATPLHTLESIFDDPHLNAVGFFQATEHPTEGPLRTVRGPVGWSKTPPGLRRHAPQLGEHTVDVLVELGYGKDDAAKIKREGGR from the coding sequence TTGGAGGAGCAGGTGGAGTCTGCGCTGGCAGGAATCCGCGTCGTCGACATGAGCGCCACGGTGATGGGGCCGATGGCGAGCCAGCTACTCGGCGACCACGGCGCTGACGTCATCAAGGTCGAGTCACCGGCTGGTGACACGACACGGAGTATTCCGCCGATGCAGCACCCCAAGATGGGCTGCACATTCCTGCAGCTCAACCGGAACAAGCGCAGTGTTGTGCTCGACCTCAAGATCGAGCGGCACATGGAGGCGATGCGCGACCTCCTCGCCAGCGCCGACGTGTTCATGTATTCGGTGCGCCCGCAGGCGATGGCCCGGCTCGGCCTGGGGCCCGAGGACCTCGCCGAGCTCAACCCCAAACTCATCTCGGTCAGTCTCGTCGGTTTCGGCGAGGGCGGCCCCTATGCCGGCCGACCAGCGTACGAGGACCTCATCCAGGGCCTCACCGCCGTGCCCTCCCTGCTGGCCCGCACGGGCTCGCCGGAGCCCGGCTATGTGCCCACTTCGTTCAACGACCGCGGCACGGGTCTGTACGCTGCGCACGCCATCATGACCGCCCTGTTCCACCGCGAGCGGAGCGGGGAGGCCCAGCACGTCGAAGTGCCGATGTTCGAGTCGATGGCCCAGTTCGTGCTCGGCGACCACATGGGCGGCATGGCCTTCGAGCCGCCCATGGGTCCGCCTGGATACCCGCGCACACTCACCGCCGAACGGCGCCCCTACCAGACGGCTGACGGCTACGTATGCGCGATCATCTACACCGACAACCACTGGCGGTCCTTCGGGGAGCTCGTCGGGCGGCCGGACCTTCTCGAGGACCCGCGCTTCGCCGACTTTGGCGCTCGCACCACACACGCCGATCACACGTACGCCTTCGTGCGCGAGCAGCTGGCCGCGAGGACCACCGCTGAGTGGCTAGGGGTGTTCGAGAAGGCCGATATCCCGGCCACGCCGCTGCACACCCTGGAATCGATTTTCGACGACCCGCACCTGAACGCGGTCGGCTTCTTCCAGGCGACGGAGCATCCCACGGAGGGCCCGCTGCGCACGGTGCGCGGTCCGGTCGGCTGGTCCAAGACGCCTCCGGGCCTCCGCCGGCACGCGCCGCAGCTGGGCGAGCACACCGTGGACGTCCTCGTCGAGTTGGGCTATGGCAAGGACGACGCTGCGAAGATCAAGAGGGAAGGCGGGCGGTGA
- a CDS encoding enoyl-CoA hydratase/isomerase family protein: MTALTSSESDSGYAHVAYHVEDGVAHVRLNRPDKLNVLGFGPDGSRAEILAALQRADADASVGAILVSAEGREFCAGGDLTGAPPTDRPYDVTEMVAEVDRFHAGIRAVRKPIVAAVHGLCLGAGLGLLAQFDLVVAAEDARFGLVEGRIGHPGATELVPLIGPAWAKFLILTGELIGASVAERIGLVLAVVAPDALSVRAGDLAARIAATPREAAILNKAAVNATADAMGRADGRAAGRTRDVVTVSNARYAEAPDGRRFADILATEGVTGLKAARDSQFTGSWLPTPTSMKEDQ; the protein is encoded by the coding sequence GTGACTGCCCTGACCAGCTCTGAGAGCGACTCCGGCTACGCCCATGTCGCGTATCACGTCGAGGACGGGGTCGCCCACGTCCGCCTCAACCGGCCCGACAAGCTCAACGTCCTGGGCTTCGGCCCGGACGGCAGCCGGGCCGAGATCCTTGCCGCCCTGCAGCGTGCGGACGCCGACGCGTCCGTCGGGGCGATCCTCGTGAGCGCGGAGGGCCGGGAGTTCTGTGCCGGCGGTGACCTGACCGGGGCGCCGCCGACCGACAGACCGTACGACGTCACGGAGATGGTTGCAGAGGTCGACCGGTTCCACGCCGGCATCCGAGCCGTCCGCAAGCCGATCGTCGCGGCCGTGCACGGCCTGTGCCTGGGGGCGGGCCTGGGCTTGCTTGCCCAGTTCGACCTCGTCGTCGCGGCCGAGGACGCCCGCTTCGGTCTCGTGGAGGGCCGTATCGGCCACCCGGGCGCCACTGAGCTGGTGCCGCTGATCGGGCCGGCGTGGGCGAAGTTCCTGATCCTCACCGGAGAGCTGATCGGCGCCTCCGTGGCCGAACGGATCGGGCTCGTCCTAGCCGTGGTCGCACCCGACGCGCTGTCGGTCCGGGCGGGTGACCTCGCCGCACGGATCGCGGCGACGCCCCGGGAAGCGGCGATCCTCAACAAGGCCGCGGTCAACGCAACCGCGGATGCCATGGGGCGTGCCGACGGCCGCGCGGCCGGGCGTACCCGTGACGTGGTGACCGTCTCGAACGCCCGCTACGCCGAAGCTCCTGATGGCCGGCGCTTCGCCGACATTCTGGCCACGGAGGGCGTGACCGGACTCAAGGCGGCCCGCGACTCCCAGTTCACCGGGAGCTGGCTGCCGACTCCGACGAGTATGAAGGAAGACCAGTGA